The DNA window TCCGCCCCGGCAATCTCATCGCTCTTCGAGAGCTGGCTCTTCAGCAGGTCGCCAAAGCGGTGGATCGCAGCCTGGAATCTTATCTCGACAGGGAAGGCACGGGCAGCGCTGCCGTTCGTGAGCGCATTGGCGTCTGCATTAGCTCCAACCCCGTCGCGCAATATCTGATCGCGCGCGCAGGTCGAATGGCCAATCGGATAGATGCAGAACTGTTCGTCATTTATGTGGACGTGGGAAGAGATAAAGGTCCGGAAGAACAACGCACGCTGGCCCAGAACATTCAGTTTGCCCAGAACCTTGGGGCCAAGATCCTCCGAGGCAAAGGCACGACTGTTGCGGAAGAAGTCGCAAAAATCGTCCGCGAAAATCACATCACACAAGTGATCTTTGGACGTTCAGCTCAGAGCGGTTGGAGGAGATACCTCTATCTTTCGGCAATACACAAGTTCCTGCGCGATGCTCCGCCTGTGGATGTTCACATCGTAACCCAAGAGGTGAAGTGAGCATCGCAAATGCCTGAAGATGAGAAGCGAAAAATCCTCGTAGTTGATGACGAGCCGCAAATCACTCGCGTCCTGAAGACCACCCTGTCCACTCGCGGATACGCCATCCGAACCGCTGCCGATGGCGATGAGGCAGTCCAAACCATCAAACAGTGGTCGCCCGACCTGGTAATAACCGATCTGCGAATGCCCAACATGGACGGCCTGGAGTTGTGCCGCTATATCCGGTCGAAGTCGCAGACGCCGATCATAGTTTTGTCGGTAAAAGGCGAAGACAAGATCAAAGTCGAAGCGCTGGATGCCGGCGCTGACGATTACGTGACCAAGCCGTTCAGCGTGCCTGAGTTGCTGGCGCGAGTGCGCGCGGCCCTGCGGCGCTCAGTGCCGACCCAAGCACTCGACCAGGGGCCGATCGCAGTCGGGCATTTTCGTATCGACCTGCAAGCGCACACTGTCCACGTGAGGAGCAAAGAAGTGCGCCTGACTCCGAAAGAGTTCGACCTGCTGGTTTATTTGGCACGTCGCCCCGGCAAGGTGGTGACTCATCGCGCGTTGCTATCGGGTGTGTGGGGCGAAAACAGCGTGGAGCAGCCCGAATACACTCGAGTCTTCGTCAACCACTTGCGCAAGAAAATTGAGCCCTCGGAAGGTAATCCTCGCTACATCCTGACTGAGCCGTGGATCGGCTATCGCTTCGAGCCGGGCGAGTAGCTCGTTCCTCCAGCCATTCTTCTGCGAACAGAACGAGTCTCCCGGATTTTTACAAAACTTTTATGCACTTTTTATCCCCCTTTTATGCCTGGCGTTGTTGAATTGAATTGACCGCGGCAATGTTCATTCGGCCATCATCTCGTCTCAGAGATCGGCACCTTCAGCTTGGAATTTGCACCATCGCCCTGCTGGTCACTTCGTTGCGAGCGCAATCAGATACTCAGGCAAATGCGCCGGCCCTACCTCCCTGGCAATATGGCGGATTCGTGGACTCCGCCTACTTGTTGGATTTCAATTACCCTTCAAATCATTTGTTTCGCA is part of the Terriglobales bacterium genome and encodes:
- a CDS encoding response regulator transcription factor, with amino-acid sequence MPEDEKRKILVVDDEPQITRVLKTTLSTRGYAIRTAADGDEAVQTIKQWSPDLVITDLRMPNMDGLELCRYIRSKSQTPIIVLSVKGEDKIKVEALDAGADDYVTKPFSVPELLARVRAALRRSVPTQALDQGPIAVGHFRIDLQAHTVHVRSKEVRLTPKEFDLLVYLARRPGKVVTHRALLSGVWGENSVEQPEYTRVFVNHLRKKIEPSEGNPRYILTEPWIGYRFEPGE